Proteins from a genomic interval of Desulfofustis limnaeus:
- a CDS encoding ATPase, giving the protein MLLADFGTSYCKLLDTDIGTPRVIRTKDIDRTLRVDLATGHNAKRFAAISVNELTALARGGRRLIAEDSFTLLDCGSRDIKFVRYENGAVKDMGWNAECGASMGFTIELLERYYDLDFSLLQVPASSFSVTCGVLGMSHIFDAVINGLNEAEAVARFVKGIALNAYQFAGRPKRLYLSGGLCANPLFTASFPCHLESLGRWVLLTGLLQSLENPPLEQIGHEQA; this is encoded by the coding sequence ATGCTGCTCGCTGATTTCGGCACGTCCTATTGCAAGCTGCTCGACACCGACATCGGGACCCCTCGTGTCATTCGAACCAAGGATATCGACCGCACCCTGCGGGTCGATCTGGCCACCGGCCATAACGCCAAGCGTTTTGCCGCCATCTCGGTCAACGAGTTGACCGCCTTGGCCCGCGGCGGCAGGCGGCTGATCGCGGAGGACTCATTCACCTTGCTCGACTGCGGCAGCCGAGACATCAAGTTCGTTCGCTACGAAAACGGCGCCGTTAAGGACATGGGCTGGAATGCCGAGTGCGGCGCCTCGATGGGCTTCACCATTGAACTGCTGGAGCGCTACTACGATCTCGATTTTTCTTTACTGCAAGTTCCCGCCTCTTCCTTCTCCGTGACCTGTGGGGTGCTCGGAATGAGCCATATTTTCGACGCGGTGATCAACGGCCTCAACGAGGCCGAGGCAGTCGCCCGGTTCGTCAAAGGCATCGCCCTCAACGCCTACCAGTTCGCCGGCCGGCCGAAACGCCTCTACCTCTCCGGCGGGCTTTGCGCCAACCCGCTATTCACCGCCAGCTTCCCCTGCCACCTGGAGTCACTCGGCCGCTGGGTGTTGCTTACCGGACTGCTGCAATCCCTGGAGAATCCACCCCTGGAGCAGATCGGCCATGAACAAGCCTAA
- a CDS encoding glucose-1-phosphate adenylyltransferase family protein: MRRKASEALVLLLAGGVGSRLNLLVETRAKPAVTFGGLYRIIDFSLSNVMNSGLNRVGVLTQYKPLSLMGHIGTGDAWDFTGRSRFVKILPPRTGMKDSDWYQGTADAIRRNIDFIESNPTDEVLILSGDHIYHMDFAAMIEYHRSKKADVTVGMMVVPKSQIHQFGAGITNQDNRIVDWEEKPAVPRTNLASMGIYVFDQKYLLKTLARDKNEIDFGMHILPWAIDNDSVFAYPFYGYWRDVGTIQAYWEANMDLLKPESGISPEAWQICTNVEAEGRGADRPATRYLDGADVRNSLVSAGCVINGQVINSVLSPGVVVERGAVVKDSIIFRDCRIEENATLDLIISDKLTCFGAGCKVGIGTHHDIANRLYPKHLYTGISLVGEFARIPERMRIGRNCIVRCNATPDLFTAPVLQDGESI, translated from the coding sequence ATGAGAAGAAAAGCCAGTGAAGCCCTCGTCCTGCTGCTTGCCGGCGGCGTCGGTAGCCGGCTCAACCTGCTGGTGGAGACCCGGGCCAAGCCGGCGGTCACTTTCGGCGGGCTCTACCGAATCATCGACTTCAGTCTGAGCAACGTCATGAATTCCGGTCTCAACCGGGTCGGCGTACTCACCCAATACAAACCGCTGTCGCTGATGGGCCATATCGGCACCGGCGACGCTTGGGACTTCACCGGTCGCAGCCGTTTCGTCAAGATCCTGCCGCCACGTACCGGCATGAAAGACTCCGACTGGTATCAAGGTACCGCCGACGCCATCCGGCGCAATATCGATTTCATCGAATCAAATCCTACCGATGAGGTGCTTATCCTCTCCGGCGACCATATCTATCATATGGATTTTGCAGCGATGATCGAATATCACCGGTCCAAAAAGGCCGATGTCACGGTTGGCATGATGGTGGTGCCGAAGAGCCAAATCCATCAGTTCGGTGCCGGTATCACCAACCAGGACAACCGTATCGTCGATTGGGAGGAGAAACCGGCGGTGCCGCGCACCAACCTCGCCTCCATGGGCATCTATGTGTTCGATCAGAAATATCTGCTCAAAACCCTGGCCAGAGACAAAAACGAAATTGATTTCGGCATGCACATCCTGCCCTGGGCCATCGACAACGATAGCGTTTTTGCCTATCCGTTCTACGGTTACTGGCGCGACGTGGGAACCATCCAGGCTTACTGGGAAGCGAATATGGATCTGCTCAAGCCGGAGAGTGGCATCTCCCCCGAGGCGTGGCAGATCTGCACCAACGTCGAAGCGGAAGGGCGCGGTGCCGACCGTCCGGCCACACGTTATCTGGACGGAGCCGATGTCCGTAACTCGCTTGTTTCGGCCGGCTGTGTCATCAATGGCCAGGTGATCAATTCAGTGCTGTCGCCGGGAGTGGTGGTGGAAAGAGGGGCCGTGGTGAAGGATTCGATCATCTTTCGTGATTGCCGGATAGAAGAAAACGCCACGCTCGATCTGATCATTTCCGACAAGCTGACCTGTTTCGGAGCCGGCTGTAAGGTCGGCATCGGCACTCATCACGACATTGCCAACCGCCTCTACCCGAAACACCTCTACACCGGTATAAGTCTTGTTGGAGAGTTTGCCCGAATTCCAGAACGCATGAGAATCGGTCGCAACTGCATTGTCCGCTGCAACGCCACACCGGATCTTTTTACCGCGCCGGTCCTGCAGGATGGGGAGTCGATTTGA
- the crcB gene encoding fluoride efflux transporter CrcB: MTKLFAVALGGALGSMGRYLTALLVERYSRSNFPFETLVANLLGCLIIGLLWGYFERIPLSNEFRLFIFTGILGGFTTFSTFSRESVQLFKSGETMVAVWYILLSNGFGIALTAAGFLVASQILRPY, from the coding sequence ATGACCAAACTTTTTGCGGTAGCCCTCGGCGGCGCGCTCGGTTCAATGGGGCGATACCTGACCGCGCTCCTGGTGGAACGCTATTCCCGTTCGAACTTCCCCTTTGAGACGCTGGTCGCCAACCTGCTGGGCTGCCTGATCATCGGTCTGCTCTGGGGGTATTTCGAGAGAATCCCGCTGAGCAACGAGTTTCGGCTTTTCATTTTCACCGGAATACTCGGTGGCTTCACCACCTTTTCGACTTTTTCCCGGGAAAGCGTGCAACTGTTCAAATCCGGCGAGACAATGGTGGCCGTGTGGTATATCTTACTGAGCAACGGATTCGGGATCGCCCTCACCGCTGCTGGATTTCTGGTCGCCAGCCAGATTCTCCGCCCCTATTGA
- a CDS encoding DUF362 domain-containing protein — translation MNKPKGVVWCGPSGPWSEVLPPLLDAAGLVEALAGRSRVLIKPNMVEALQPPITTPADLITALVRYLRDWREDLEIIIGEGTGALDYDTFHCFDRLGYMPLGGLPGVRLVDLNREPCIRMSNPECSRWPDMYLPRMVLETFLISVPVLKAHSLSGVTLTMKNMMGCAPPSRYQEGGWGKSAFHRRIQQAVFDLNRYRTPDFSILDASVGMARAHLWGPTCQPPVSKLAAGYDPVALDSFGTALLHRDWRDIGHIAMAHQVLGEAEHLDIRAANITASP, via the coding sequence ATGAACAAGCCTAAAGGGGTGGTCTGGTGCGGGCCATCAGGCCCCTGGTCGGAGGTGCTACCGCCGTTGCTTGACGCCGCCGGCCTGGTCGAGGCCCTGGCCGGCCGGAGCCGGGTGTTGATCAAACCAAACATGGTGGAGGCGCTACAGCCGCCGATCACCACTCCCGCCGACCTGATCACGGCGCTGGTGCGCTATCTGAGGGACTGGCGTGAAGACTTGGAGATCATTATCGGGGAGGGAACCGGCGCGTTGGATTACGACACCTTCCATTGCTTCGACCGGCTCGGCTATATGCCGCTGGGAGGACTGCCGGGCGTCCGGCTCGTGGACCTGAACCGGGAACCGTGCATCCGGATGAGTAACCCGGAATGCAGCCGCTGGCCGGACATGTACCTGCCCCGGATGGTGCTCGAAACATTTCTGATCTCGGTCCCGGTCCTGAAAGCCCATTCCCTGTCGGGCGTCACCCTGACCATGAAGAACATGATGGGCTGCGCGCCGCCGAGCCGCTACCAGGAGGGTGGCTGGGGAAAATCGGCTTTTCATCGGCGGATTCAGCAGGCAGTATTCGACCTAAACCGATATCGCACGCCCGATTTTTCCATCCTCGATGCCTCGGTCGGCATGGCCCGAGCCCATCTCTGGGGACCAACCTGTCAACCGCCGGTGAGCAAACTGGCCGCAGGTTACGACCCGGTGGCCCTCGATAGTTTCGGAACAGCTCTCCTGCACCGCGACTGGCGGGACATCGGCCATATCGCCATGGCCCACCAGGTGCTCGGCGAGGCCGAACACCTGGATATCCGAGCAGCAAACATCACCGCCAGCCCCTGA
- a CDS encoding DHH family phosphoesterase — protein MPKKRKTNGLQVCEQSYKKTAKNRLQEFWAVFAKDDTVLVVINADPDALACAMAIKRLLRYRIKSLTVAHPNEISRLNNVEMVERLRIPLERLGNVKVSEFSKKVLVDSQPNHLPVFEKIKFDVIIDHHPVTQQWDAAYVDIRPDYGAASSMLVEYLRAANMKPSTALATALFYGIKVDTQDFEKEARLADGISFRYLFDLANRNLVRKFELTDLRRSELKYFSTALNELQYSKGKLYAHIGKVRSPDILVIIADFLNHVSDIDWVLVSGIHNDKLVVIFRCDGYRKSAGKLAAQVFGQIGSAGGHKGAARAEIPLKALAMTEYDINTQTLKRLTMRHLK, from the coding sequence ATGCCAAAAAAACGCAAAACGAACGGCCTGCAAGTCTGCGAGCAGTCCTATAAAAAAACGGCCAAGAACCGACTTCAAGAATTTTGGGCTGTTTTTGCCAAAGACGATACCGTTCTCGTCGTGATCAACGCCGACCCGGATGCCCTGGCCTGCGCTATGGCCATCAAACGGTTGCTGCGCTATCGGATCAAGAGCCTCACGGTTGCCCATCCCAACGAGATCAGCCGTCTCAACAACGTGGAGATGGTGGAGCGGCTCCGTATCCCGCTGGAACGGTTGGGCAACGTCAAGGTTTCTGAATTCTCCAAAAAAGTCCTGGTGGATTCACAACCCAACCATCTGCCGGTCTTTGAGAAGATCAAGTTTGATGTGATCATCGATCATCATCCGGTCACTCAGCAATGGGATGCGGCTTACGTGGACATTCGCCCCGATTACGGAGCCGCCTCGTCGATGCTGGTGGAGTATCTGCGGGCCGCCAACATGAAGCCGTCCACGGCCTTGGCCACGGCGCTGTTCTACGGCATCAAGGTGGACACCCAGGACTTCGAGAAGGAGGCTCGACTGGCGGACGGTATCTCCTTTCGCTACCTCTTCGACCTGGCCAATCGCAACCTGGTGCGTAAGTTCGAGCTCACCGACCTGCGCCGCAGCGAACTGAAGTATTTCAGCACCGCCCTCAACGAACTGCAGTATTCCAAGGGCAAGCTCTATGCCCATATCGGCAAGGTCCGCAGCCCCGACATCCTGGTGATCATTGCCGATTTCCTCAACCACGTATCGGATATCGATTGGGTTTTGGTATCCGGCATCCACAACGACAAGTTGGTGGTGATCTTCCGCTGCGACGGCTACCGCAAAAGTGCCGGCAAATTGGCGGCCCAGGTGTTCGGCCAGATCGGATCGGCCGGCGGCCACAAAGGGGCGGCACGGGCGGAAATTCCATTGAAAGCGCTGGCGATGACCGAGTATGATATCAATACCCAGACGCTGAAGCGCTTGACCATGCGCCACTTGAAATAG
- a CDS encoding glucose-1-phosphate adenylyltransferase family protein, translating into MLRPTTLAMILAGGRADELNVLTYYRPKSAVPFGGFVRVIDFALSNLMNSGIENIAILSQYRSYSLINHIGTGAAWDMIGRYRGISILPPFIDSQQNDWYRGSADAVFKNLDFIRYHAPEEILILSGDHIYQMDYQDVIDYHHKKQADLTVVCKKVARQRASRFGMAAIDDEDGQRGGRVINYQEKTERPEGEWSSLTVLCFRPETLYQALAENQADTSFEFGRDIIPRLMSQGKRIYGYKFHGYWGYTRTITEYWQANMDLLGDDPQIDLEQWGVRTNLDHRNLRGHQPALFGAQAKISNSLVYNGCLIDGTVRNSIVFPGVSIGPGAVVEDSVIFFNNSIGRECRIRKTISDVNTSFDAGVRIGQEPEGSGEQISVVGWNNQVPPGTSIGPGATISPSLDATKWPAHVEAGRVLS; encoded by the coding sequence ATGCTGAGACCCACAACCTTGGCGATGATCCTGGCCGGGGGCCGGGCCGACGAGTTGAACGTCCTCACCTATTATCGGCCGAAGTCGGCGGTCCCGTTCGGTGGATTTGTGCGGGTGATCGACTTTGCTCTCTCCAACCTGATGAATTCGGGGATTGAGAACATCGCGATCCTCAGTCAGTACCGTAGTTATTCCCTGATCAACCATATCGGCACCGGCGCCGCCTGGGATATGATCGGTCGGTATCGCGGCATCTCCATCCTGCCGCCGTTTATCGATTCCCAGCAGAATGACTGGTATCGCGGCTCTGCCGATGCCGTCTTCAAAAACCTCGATTTTATCCGTTATCATGCCCCGGAAGAGATCCTGATCCTCTCCGGTGACCATATCTACCAGATGGATTATCAGGATGTGATTGATTACCATCACAAAAAGCAGGCCGATCTAACCGTTGTGTGCAAGAAAGTGGCCCGGCAGCGAGCTTCCCGGTTCGGCATGGCCGCTATCGATGATGAGGACGGACAGCGCGGTGGCCGGGTAATCAACTATCAGGAGAAGACCGAGCGGCCGGAAGGAGAATGGTCGTCGCTGACGGTGCTCTGCTTCCGGCCCGAGACCCTCTATCAGGCTCTTGCGGAAAACCAGGCGGACACCTCCTTCGAGTTCGGCCGGGATATCATCCCCCGCCTGATGAGCCAGGGCAAGCGCATCTATGGTTATAAGTTTCACGGCTATTGGGGGTACACCCGGACCATCACCGAGTACTGGCAAGCCAACATGGACCTGCTCGGCGACGATCCGCAGATCGACCTGGAGCAGTGGGGCGTACGCACCAATCTTGATCACCGCAACCTGCGCGGTCATCAGCCGGCCCTCTTCGGCGCCCAGGCGAAGATCAGCAACAGCTTGGTTTACAACGGCTGCTTGATCGACGGGACGGTACGCAATTCCATCGTCTTCCCCGGGGTTTCCATCGGTCCCGGTGCCGTGGTTGAAGATTCCGTGATTTTTTTCAACAACAGCATCGGCCGGGAGTGTAGGATCCGCAAGACTATTTCCGACGTCAATACCTCCTTCGATGCCGGTGTTCGGATCGGCCAGGAGCCGGAAGGGTCGGGCGAGCAGATCAGCGTCGTCGGCTGGAACAATCAGGTTCCTCCGGGGACGTCCATCGGTCCGGGCGCGACAATCTCGCCCAGTCTGGACGCCACCAAGTGGCCCGCACATGTCGAGGCAGGGAGGGTGCTCTCATGA
- a CDS encoding GntR family transcriptional regulator, with translation MTARRKHQSLRDIAYEEIKGMIFSGRLLQGDRIIIDEMARTIELSITPIREALNKLEQEGLIQSSPRSSYRVVTLERSDIEAVYDLRLLIETYALENSGENFALFPVDKFQKLNEKVLASDNYRQFIESDILFHKHIVELCERKMVSRTFDSIYNFVRLLYIPSAQQAGRLEKACAEHEQILDNIRKKDLNGAVHALKTHIANTRAIALDM, from the coding sequence ATGACAGCGAGAAGAAAACATCAGAGCCTGAGAGACATTGCCTACGAAGAAATCAAGGGTATGATATTCTCAGGCAGACTCCTTCAAGGTGACAGAATCATCATCGACGAGATGGCCAGAACCATCGAGTTGAGTATTACCCCAATCAGAGAGGCTCTCAATAAGCTGGAGCAGGAAGGCCTTATACAGTCAAGCCCCAGAAGCAGTTATCGGGTCGTTACCCTGGAGCGTTCCGACATTGAAGCAGTTTACGACCTGCGGCTCCTCATCGAAACCTATGCCTTGGAAAATTCGGGAGAAAATTTTGCTCTATTCCCGGTCGACAAGTTCCAAAAACTCAATGAAAAAGTCTTAGCGAGCGATAATTACAGGCAATTTATCGAGAGCGACATCCTCTTTCACAAGCATATCGTTGAACTCTGCGAACGAAAGATGGTCTCCCGAACGTTTGACAGCATCTATAATTTTGTCAGGTTGCTGTATATCCCGTCGGCACAACAGGCCGGACGTCTGGAAAAGGCCTGTGCGGAACATGAACAGATTTTGGACAACATCAGGAAAAAGGACCTTAATGGGGCGGTACACGCCTTGAAAACCCACATCGCCAACACCAGGGCAATCGCTCTTGACATGTGA
- a CDS encoding FKBP-type peptidyl-prolyl cis-trans isomerase yields the protein MKKLITSLACGLLLVPIAFTGSVVAADDQPLQTQKDKISYSMGLDLGNYLNGLGDKIDLQVLQQGLEDGYHQAEPKMSQEEIAAAQQEFATIMKAEQEANLAQIKEKNAAAGQAFLDENKKNNEVTVTESGLQYQVIKAGEGDKPQATDKVKVDYVGTLIDGTEFDSSVKRGEPAVFTVNQVIPGWSEILQLMTVGSKYRVVIPADLAYGERGAAPVIEPNSVLIFDIELLGIEQP from the coding sequence ATGAAAAAACTTATCACAAGTCTGGCCTGTGGCCTGCTTCTGGTGCCGATTGCCTTTACCGGTAGTGTGGTCGCAGCCGACGATCAGCCGCTGCAGACCCAGAAAGACAAGATCAGCTACAGCATGGGTCTCGATCTGGGCAACTACCTTAACGGGCTCGGCGACAAGATTGATCTCCAAGTGCTGCAACAGGGCCTGGAAGACGGTTATCACCAAGCCGAGCCGAAGATGAGCCAAGAGGAGATCGCCGCTGCTCAGCAGGAGTTCGCTACCATCATGAAGGCGGAACAGGAGGCGAATCTGGCGCAGATTAAAGAGAAGAACGCCGCCGCCGGTCAGGCCTTTCTCGATGAGAATAAAAAGAACAACGAGGTCACGGTTACCGAGAGCGGTCTTCAGTACCAGGTAATCAAAGCCGGTGAAGGCGATAAACCGCAGGCGACCGATAAAGTGAAGGTCGATTATGTCGGCACGCTCATCGACGGCACCGAGTTTGACAGTTCGGTCAAGCGGGGCGAACCGGCGGTCTTCACGGTCAATCAGGTGATCCCGGGCTGGAGCGAAATCCTGCAATTGATGACTGTTGGTTCCAAATACCGGGTAGTCATCCCCGCCGATCTGGCCTACGGTGAACGGGGAGCAGCCCCGGTCATCGAGCCCAATTCGGTGCTCATCTTCGATATCGAGTTACTCGGCATCGAACAGCCGTAA
- a CDS encoding LptF/LptG family permease, with the protein MHLLTRYLLAQYTRHFLTLTVGFAALYLLIDFFEKYDHFIDAGKPASLVVQFFLLNIPFIIDQLSPILILLSGVVTLGLLNHNNELLALKATGIPLRRIIRPILIGSLIAAGLFLTAAQTILPKTIATTNDIWHEQVRGKVPLGIFRNGRYYYKGKEGFYSFQWPVKEKMIFKDFSYSTWDENYNVKSMVVASFADWVPPRWILKEGQITTKEDGAFHVRSYRLIDYEFPEDPEDFLIPEYESAEQSLTDLFFDIGRKETVSERLEARVEAYSRLSYLLLGLPLLLLGLPILMFSYQKWGKDLSIAIPISCFMAFAAWGIWGALQTFAKAGYLPPLSAAVAVHLVFSAIGVYLLRKLDS; encoded by the coding sequence ATGCACCTGCTTACCCGCTATCTTCTGGCCCAGTACACCAGACACTTCCTAACGCTGACCGTCGGTTTCGCGGCACTTTACCTGCTGATCGACTTTTTTGAGAAATACGATCATTTTATCGATGCAGGAAAGCCGGCATCGCTGGTCGTCCAATTTTTCCTGCTCAATATCCCGTTTATCATCGACCAACTCAGTCCCATCCTCATCCTGCTCTCCGGAGTGGTAACACTCGGATTGCTCAACCACAACAACGAACTGCTCGCCCTGAAGGCCACCGGCATCCCGCTGCGCCGGATCATCCGACCGATCCTGATCGGCTCCCTGATCGCCGCCGGTCTCTTTCTCACCGCGGCCCAGACCATACTGCCCAAGACCATCGCCACCACCAACGACATCTGGCACGAGCAGGTGCGCGGCAAAGTCCCCCTTGGCATCTTCCGCAACGGCCGCTACTACTACAAAGGCAAGGAGGGTTTCTACTCCTTTCAATGGCCGGTCAAGGAGAAGATGATCTTCAAGGATTTTTCCTACTCGACCTGGGACGAGAACTACAACGTCAAATCGATGGTGGTGGCCTCCTTCGCCGACTGGGTACCGCCCCGATGGATACTGAAAGAGGGCCAGATCACCACCAAGGAAGACGGGGCATTTCACGTCCGCTCGTACCGCTTGATCGACTACGAGTTCCCCGAAGACCCTGAAGATTTTCTCATTCCGGAATACGAGTCGGCGGAACAGTCGCTGACCGACTTGTTTTTCGACATCGGCAGAAAGGAGACCGTATCGGAACGGCTCGAGGCCCGGGTCGAAGCATACAGCCGCCTCTCCTATCTGCTGCTCGGCCTGCCCCTCTTGCTCCTGGGCCTACCGATCCTTATGTTTTCTTATCAGAAGTGGGGAAAAGACCTCTCCATCGCCATTCCCATCAGCTGTTTCATGGCATTCGCCGCCTGGGGCATCTGGGGGGCGCTGCAGACGTTCGCCAAGGCCGGCTATCTGCCACCGTTGTCGGCTGCGGTTGCCGTTCATCTCGTCTTTTCCGCCATTGGCGTATATCTTCTGAGGAAGCTAGATAGTTAG